The Actinomyces sp. oral taxon 414 genome has a segment encoding these proteins:
- a CDS encoding phosphoenolpyruvate carboxykinase (GTP) — protein MTYSSAILARAGLTNPHVHEFVAEWARILTPDRIEVVDADADERLLAEALEAGEIVEAGRDRYLAHSHPGDTARSEERTVVATHDPAHRGVYNNWRAADEVRAQQIERMSGAMAGRTMYVVPYLMAPPGSPLARWAVGVQLSDNRVVVLQMLRMARVGVDHLNGLDDPGFFVRAVHATGDLDAMGQGTADDRRLFATIADERTILHFGSAYGGNALLGKIAHGLRQASYDGWTSGRFMGEQFMLIGIRDRVTGRTYHICGGMPSASGKTNLAMMRPPAALSERYEVEFYGDDIVWLRVDETDGRVYGMNPEYGTFGVAKDTNWESNPNAMRAVAEGTGTLFVNVAHHEGTKELWWEGKTPDYPQDVTGWRDWRNELICDRPAEHQRSGADADLWSQKNSRFTARLSVVPNIAQDYERSEGVPIDAIIFGGRCRDREPLIRAITDLAEGVYDGLTLGAEATFAAEGTEGRLRYDPMSMRPFMSFPEGAYARHWLDVLGSAEHRPIFAHVNWFQRDPDDGRFLWPGYGENLRALLWLIDVKEGRAQGSPTPVGLVPRVEELDLDGFEGERADLERLLTIDVERWRREMDLREEHLAQFDGLPEEIWAAHRRVRAALEAAADGEHAGAGRAEAGRA, from the coding sequence ATGACGTACTCCTCCGCGATCCTCGCGAGGGCCGGTCTGACCAACCCCCATGTCCACGAATTCGTCGCCGAGTGGGCCCGCATCCTCACCCCCGACCGCATCGAGGTCGTCGACGCCGACGCCGACGAGCGCCTGCTCGCCGAGGCCCTGGAGGCCGGGGAGATCGTCGAGGCGGGCCGCGACCGCTACCTGGCCCACTCCCACCCCGGGGACACCGCCCGCTCCGAGGAGCGCACGGTCGTGGCCACCCACGACCCCGCCCACCGGGGCGTGTACAACAACTGGCGCGCCGCCGACGAGGTGCGCGCCCAACAGATCGAGCGCATGAGCGGCGCCATGGCCGGGCGGACCATGTACGTCGTGCCCTACCTCATGGCCCCTCCCGGCTCGCCGCTGGCCCGCTGGGCCGTCGGCGTCCAGCTCTCCGACAATCGCGTCGTCGTCCTGCAGATGCTGCGCATGGCCCGCGTGGGGGTCGACCACCTCAACGGCCTGGACGACCCCGGCTTCTTCGTGCGCGCCGTCCACGCCACCGGGGACCTCGACGCCATGGGGCAGGGCACCGCCGACGACAGGCGGCTGTTCGCCACCATCGCCGACGAGCGCACCATCCTCCACTTCGGCTCGGCCTACGGCGGCAACGCTCTGCTGGGCAAGATCGCCCACGGCCTGCGCCAGGCCTCCTACGACGGGTGGACCTCCGGGCGCTTCATGGGCGAGCAGTTCATGCTCATCGGCATCCGCGACCGGGTCACCGGCCGCACCTACCACATCTGCGGCGGCATGCCCTCGGCCTCGGGCAAGACGAACCTGGCCATGATGCGCCCGCCGGCCGCCCTGAGCGAGCGCTACGAGGTCGAGTTCTACGGCGACGACATCGTGTGGCTGCGCGTGGACGAGACCGACGGGCGCGTCTACGGCATGAACCCCGAGTACGGGACCTTCGGGGTGGCCAAGGACACCAACTGGGAGTCCAACCCCAACGCCATGAGGGCGGTCGCCGAGGGCACCGGCACCCTGTTCGTCAACGTCGCCCACCACGAGGGCACCAAGGAGCTGTGGTGGGAGGGCAAGACCCCCGACTACCCGCAGGACGTCACCGGTTGGCGCGACTGGCGGAACGAGCTGATCTGCGACCGGCCCGCCGAGCACCAGCGCTCGGGGGCCGACGCCGACCTGTGGAGCCAGAAGAACTCGCGCTTCACCGCCCGCCTGTCCGTGGTGCCCAATATCGCCCAGGACTACGAGCGCAGCGAGGGCGTGCCCATTGACGCCATTATCTTCGGCGGACGCTGCCGGGACCGCGAGCCCCTCATCCGCGCCATCACCGACCTGGCCGAGGGCGTCTACGACGGCCTGACGTTGGGCGCCGAGGCCACCTTCGCCGCGGAGGGCACCGAGGGGCGGCTGCGCTACGACCCCATGTCCATGCGGCCCTTCATGTCCTTCCCCGAGGGCGCCTACGCCCGCCACTGGCTCGACGTGCTGGGCTCGGCCGAGCACCGGCCGATCTTCGCCCACGTCAACTGGTTCCAGCGCGACCCCGACGACGGCCGCTTCCTGTGGCCCGGTTACGGGGAGAACCTGCGGGCCCTGCTGTGGCTCATCGACGTCAAGGAGGGCCGCGCCCAGGGATCGCCCACCCCGGTGGGCCTGGTCCCGCGCGTCGAGGAGCTCGACCTGGACGGCTTCGAGGGCGAGCGCGCCGACCTGGAGCGCCTGCTGACGATCGACGTCGAGCGCTGGCGCCGGGAGATGGACCTGCGCGAGGAGCACCTCGCCCAGTTCGACGGCCTGCCCGAGGAGATCTGGGCCGCGCACCGGCGCGTGCGCGCCGCCCTGGAGGCCGCCGCCGACGGCGAGCACGCCGGCGCCGGGCGGGCCGAGGCCGGGCGGGCCTGA
- a CDS encoding TMEM175 family protein has protein sequence MDRTAAFSDAVLAIAMTILVLDLKAPDVAGRREYDDALLAALPRPRFRPRGVDSVMSPGLALRQVGSHGSG, from the coding sequence CTGGACCGGACCGCCGCCTTCTCCGACGCGGTCCTCGCCATTGCCATGACGATCCTGGTGCTGGACCTCAAGGCCCCCGACGTGGCCGGGCGCCGCGAGTACGACGACGCCCTCCTGGCCGCCCTGCCCCGCCCGCGTTTCCGCCCACGGGGGGTCGATTCGGTGATGTCACCTGGGCTCGCATTGCGCCAGGTGGGCTCGCACGGATCGGGCTGA
- a CDS encoding alpha-galactosidase, which translates to MTLRPPLHLRCAGTSLVLDLPDDRFPVVRHWGPDLGEVDGDDLADAARAGATSPGANTAWITNDLPILPLAHLGWSARPAVALSRTDGTAFSPHPAVFAHEQDAEDGPAGTTRIVRSTGADPVHDLTLGTEVRLEPSGLVRVRAWVRDDRPADAEGADLVVGELTPVMPVPDDADELLDTTGHHVLERRLVRTPFTPGARLRESWEGRSGHDAVTWLAAGRAGFGWRSGRIHGVHLAWSGNTRHLALNTASGRRLLGAGELLLPGEVALGPGRTYTSPWVVFSWGQGLDALAHRSHAWLRSLPSHPSRPRPVLLNTWEAVYFDHDLDKLKVLADAAAQVGIERYVLDDGWFGSRRDDTSGLGDWHVSPEAWPGGLEPLVEHVHALGMEFGLWFEPEMINADSDLARAHPEWILSDGAGGAPEHRHQRVLDLAAPGAREYLYGAISALVERLGIAYLKWDHNSPLLATGHEVADPVAGRPGAAAVHDQTLALYRLLDDLHERFPDLEIESCAGGGGRIDLGIMERVQRVWASDCIDAHDRQDIQRGTALLLPPELVGAHVGSGRAHTTLRDLDLDFRAGTALWGHMGVEWDLTEADESARERLASIIALHKGLRGLLHSGLTVHADLPDDDALRIEGVVAPDGSDALFEIASLGQLLTWPASPRPLPGLDPARRYRVRLAAPAYPGLGLRAGWMDGGVTLPGSYLSATGLALPVLHPDHLVLVRATAVD; encoded by the coding sequence ATGACCCTCCGCCCGCCCCTCCACCTGCGCTGCGCCGGAACCTCCCTGGTGCTCGACCTGCCCGACGACCGCTTCCCGGTGGTGCGCCACTGGGGCCCCGACCTGGGGGAGGTCGACGGAGACGACCTGGCCGACGCCGCCCGCGCCGGGGCGACCTCCCCGGGCGCCAACACCGCCTGGATCACCAACGACCTGCCGATCCTGCCCCTGGCCCACCTGGGCTGGAGCGCGCGCCCCGCCGTGGCGCTCTCGCGCACCGACGGCACGGCCTTCTCCCCCCACCCCGCCGTCTTCGCCCACGAGCAGGACGCCGAGGACGGCCCGGCCGGCACCACCCGCATCGTGCGCTCCACCGGCGCCGACCCGGTCCACGACCTTACCCTGGGCACCGAGGTGCGCCTGGAGCCGTCCGGCCTGGTGCGCGTGCGCGCCTGGGTGCGAGACGACCGCCCCGCCGACGCCGAGGGGGCCGACCTGGTCGTCGGCGAGCTCACCCCCGTGATGCCCGTGCCCGACGACGCCGACGAGCTGCTCGACACCACCGGCCACCACGTCCTCGAGCGCCGGCTCGTGCGCACACCCTTCACCCCCGGCGCCCGCCTGCGCGAGTCGTGGGAGGGGCGCTCCGGGCACGACGCCGTCACCTGGCTGGCGGCCGGCCGGGCCGGCTTCGGCTGGCGCTCCGGGCGCATCCACGGCGTCCACCTGGCCTGGTCGGGCAACACCCGCCACCTGGCCCTGAACACGGCCTCGGGCCGCAGGCTCCTGGGCGCCGGCGAACTGCTCCTGCCCGGCGAGGTGGCCCTGGGCCCGGGCCGAACCTACACCTCCCCGTGGGTCGTCTTCTCCTGGGGCCAGGGCCTGGACGCCCTGGCCCACCGCAGCCACGCCTGGCTGCGCTCGCTGCCCTCCCACCCCTCCCGGCCCCGCCCGGTGCTGCTCAACACCTGGGAGGCCGTCTACTTTGACCACGACCTGGACAAGCTCAAGGTCCTGGCCGACGCCGCCGCCCAGGTCGGCATTGAGCGCTACGTGCTCGACGACGGCTGGTTCGGCTCCCGGCGCGACGACACCTCCGGTCTGGGCGACTGGCACGTCTCCCCCGAGGCCTGGCCCGGCGGCCTGGAGCCGCTCGTCGAGCACGTCCACGCCCTGGGCATGGAGTTCGGGCTGTGGTTCGAGCCGGAGATGATCAACGCCGACTCCGATCTGGCCCGCGCCCACCCGGAGTGGATCCTGTCCGACGGCGCCGGCGGGGCGCCCGAGCACCGCCACCAGCGGGTCCTGGACCTGGCCGCCCCCGGCGCCCGGGAGTACCTGTACGGCGCCATCTCCGCCCTGGTGGAGCGATTGGGCATCGCCTACCTCAAGTGGGATCACAACTCCCCCCTGCTGGCCACCGGCCACGAGGTCGCCGACCCCGTGGCGGGCCGGCCCGGCGCCGCCGCCGTGCACGACCAGACCCTGGCCCTCTACCGGCTCCTGGACGACCTGCACGAGCGCTTCCCCGACCTGGAGATCGAGTCCTGCGCCGGGGGCGGGGGGCGCATCGACCTGGGGATCATGGAGCGCGTCCAGCGGGTGTGGGCCTCGGACTGCATCGACGCCCACGACCGCCAGGACATCCAGCGCGGCACCGCCCTGCTGCTGCCCCCCGAGCTGGTGGGCGCCCACGTGGGCTCGGGGCGGGCCCACACCACCCTGCGCGACCTCGACCTCGATTTCCGCGCCGGCACCGCCCTGTGGGGCCACATGGGCGTGGAGTGGGACCTGACCGAGGCCGACGAGTCCGCCCGCGAGCGCCTGGCCTCCATCATCGCCCTGCACAAGGGTCTGCGCGGCCTGCTGCACTCGGGCCTGACGGTCCACGCGGACCTGCCCGACGACGACGCGCTGCGCATCGAGGGCGTCGTCGCCCCCGACGGCTCCGACGCCCTGTTCGAGATCGCCTCCCTGGGCCAGCTCCTGACCTGGCCCGCATCGCCGCGCCCGCTGCCCGGCCTGGACCCCGCGCGCCGCTACCGCGTGCGCCTGGCGGCCCCGGCCTACCCCGGCCTGGGGCTGCGGGCCGGCTGGATGGACGGGGGCGTCACCCTGCCCGGCTCCTACCTGAGCGCCACGGGCCTGGCCCTGCCGGTGCTCCACCCCGACCACCTGGTGCTGGTGCGCGCCACCGCCGTGGACTGA
- a CDS encoding NAD(P)/FAD-dependent oxidoreductase: MSRRTTLALSTTGLLAAGAALAALASRPARRDVPEIPTASGGRRPVRVIIAGGGYVGFCTARRLRARLSPDQVEIAVVDPRPYMTYQSFLPEVAAGSIQPRHVVASHRRNLDGVTILTGSVTGIDHAARTITITPPVPESTQEVPEPYDLNYDHLVLALGAEARTLPIPGLAEQAMGFKQVEEALALRNRVLSRIDDAACTWDPQWRRRLLTFVFVGGGFAGVEAIAELEDMVRADVAKIPSIDQEDVHFVLVEGSRRILPELTEELSGYGLEQLRERGIDVRLSTFLNSCVDGHVVLSDGTEFDADTIVWTAGVKASPVLAESDLPIEGRGRVTTLPTLQVARDGVVVDGAWAAGDCAAVPDLTSEDPEATCAPTAQHAVRQAGVLADNLVAVLAAGDDGEAELTAYAHESLGTVATLGIGKGVARIMGHNLRGPAAWTAHRGYHVYAMPTVNRKVRIMMDWFAAVVFRRDLASFGSAARPGAAFAEAARHDALLAERRARRAAAAAADGAATAGSAADGDR, translated from the coding sequence ATGAGCCGCCGCACCACCCTCGCCCTGTCGACCACCGGCCTGCTCGCGGCCGGCGCCGCGCTCGCCGCCCTGGCCTCGCGCCCCGCGCGGCGCGACGTGCCGGAGATCCCCACCGCCTCCGGGGGACGGCGCCCCGTCCGCGTCATCATCGCAGGCGGCGGCTACGTCGGCTTCTGCACCGCCCGGCGGCTGCGCGCGCGCCTGAGCCCCGACCAGGTCGAGATCGCCGTCGTCGACCCCCGCCCCTACATGACCTACCAGTCCTTCCTGCCGGAGGTCGCCGCCGGCTCCATCCAGCCGCGCCACGTCGTGGCCTCCCACCGGCGCAACCTCGACGGCGTGACCATCCTGACCGGGTCGGTCACCGGCATCGACCACGCCGCGCGCACCATCACCATCACCCCGCCGGTGCCCGAGTCCACCCAGGAGGTCCCCGAGCCCTACGACCTGAACTACGACCACCTCGTCCTGGCCCTGGGTGCGGAGGCCCGCACCCTGCCCATCCCGGGCCTGGCCGAGCAGGCCATGGGCTTCAAGCAGGTCGAGGAGGCCCTGGCGCTGCGCAACCGGGTGCTCTCGCGCATTGACGACGCCGCCTGCACCTGGGACCCCCAGTGGCGCCGCCGGCTGCTGACCTTCGTCTTCGTCGGAGGTGGCTTCGCCGGCGTCGAGGCGATCGCGGAACTGGAGGACATGGTCCGCGCCGACGTCGCCAAGATCCCCAGCATCGACCAGGAGGACGTCCACTTCGTCCTGGTGGAGGGTTCGCGCCGGATCCTGCCCGAGCTCACCGAGGAGCTGTCCGGTTACGGCCTGGAGCAGCTGCGCGAGCGCGGCATCGACGTGCGCCTGTCCACCTTCCTCAACTCCTGCGTCGACGGGCACGTCGTCCTGTCCGACGGCACCGAGTTCGACGCCGACACCATCGTGTGGACCGCCGGCGTCAAGGCCTCCCCGGTCCTGGCCGAATCCGACCTGCCCATTGAGGGGCGCGGGAGGGTCACCACCCTGCCCACGCTCCAGGTCGCCCGCGACGGCGTCGTCGTCGACGGCGCCTGGGCGGCGGGGGACTGCGCCGCCGTGCCGGACCTGACCAGCGAGGACCCCGAGGCCACCTGCGCGCCCACCGCCCAGCACGCGGTGCGCCAGGCCGGGGTCCTGGCGGACAACCTCGTCGCCGTCCTCGCCGCCGGGGACGACGGCGAGGCGGAGCTGACCGCCTACGCGCACGAGAGCCTCGGAACGGTGGCCACGCTGGGCATCGGCAAGGGCGTCGCCCGGATCATGGGGCACAACCTGCGCGGCCCGGCCGCCTGGACCGCCCACCGCGGCTACCACGTCTACGCCATGCCCACCGTCAACCGGAAGGTGCGCATTATGATGGACTGGTTCGCCGCCGTCGTCTTCCGGCGCGACCTGGCCTCCTTCGGATCGGCGGCCCGACCCGGGGCGGCCTTCGCCGAGGCGGCGCGCCACGACGCCCTCCTGGCCGAGCGCCGGGCCCGCAGGGCCGCCGCGGCCGCGGCCGACGGGGCTGCGACCGCCGGGTCCGCGGCCGACGGGGACCGGTAG
- the gcvH gene encoding glycine cleavage system protein GcvH has product MAQPVRSDLRYSADHEWLSAGSPARVGVSAVATNKLGEVVFVELPEVGAAVEAGEPCGELESTKSVSDLVSPVTGTVVAVNGAVVDEPGTINADPYGAGWLFEVEVESEGELLSAREYAARFDAEVVPAGDA; this is encoded by the coding sequence ATGGCACAACCCGTCCGATCCGATCTGCGCTACTCCGCCGACCACGAGTGGCTCTCCGCCGGCTCCCCGGCCCGCGTGGGCGTCAGCGCGGTGGCCACCAACAAGCTGGGCGAGGTCGTCTTCGTGGAGCTGCCGGAGGTGGGCGCCGCCGTCGAGGCCGGCGAGCCGTGCGGCGAACTGGAGTCGACCAAGTCGGTGTCCGACCTGGTCTCCCCCGTCACCGGCACGGTGGTGGCGGTCAACGGGGCCGTCGTCGACGAGCCGGGCACGATCAACGCCGACCCCTACGGGGCGGGCTGGCTGTTCGAGGTGGAGGTCGAGAGCGAGGGCGAGCTGCTCTCGGCGCGGGAGTACGCGGCCCGCTTCGACGCCGAGGTCGTCCCCGCCGGGGACGCCTGA
- a CDS encoding glycine cleavage system aminomethyltransferase GcvT, which produces MNRTDRAATDRAGAGGVGTGVGGAAGAGPAAPAGAPVLRTTPLHSVHAALGASFTDFGGWRMPLRYASDLAEHHAVRRSAGVFDLSHMGEVKVTGPGAAAALDHALVGAISKVALGRARYTMIVGADGGVIDDLIVYRVGEEEYLVVPNAGNRERVADLLAERCAGFEARVEDLSPSIALIAVQGPRAVEVLAGVVESGAAMPAALRPEEGAAPGAQCGADVVCGPTILRRLRYYAAVRATAAGHAIVLARTGYTGEDGFELFCGAEDAEDLWSVIMGAAAGLDPGRGPDGAEIPALSPCGLAARDSLRLEAGMPLYGHELSEAITPFDASLGSVVGLDKPEFVGRGALVERARRRGAEGTTVLVALAGRGRRAARAGSAVFDADGRRVGAVTSGLLSPTLGHPIALALVSPASPESPDWPVGAELSADVRGRRLPMSVVASPFYRRGR; this is translated from the coding sequence ATGAATCGGACGGATCGGGCCGCGACGGACCGGGCCGGCGCGGGCGGCGTCGGGACCGGTGTCGGAGGGGCCGCCGGCGCCGGCCCCGCGGCGCCCGCCGGAGCCCCCGTGCTGCGCACCACCCCGCTGCACTCGGTGCATGCGGCGCTGGGGGCCTCCTTCACCGATTTCGGCGGGTGGCGGATGCCGCTGCGCTACGCCTCCGACCTGGCCGAGCACCACGCTGTGCGGCGCAGCGCCGGCGTCTTCGACCTGTCCCACATGGGCGAGGTCAAGGTGACCGGGCCGGGCGCGGCCGCGGCCCTGGACCACGCGCTGGTGGGGGCGATCTCGAAGGTGGCGCTGGGCCGGGCCCGCTACACCATGATCGTGGGTGCCGACGGCGGCGTCATTGACGACCTCATCGTCTACCGCGTGGGTGAGGAGGAGTACCTGGTGGTGCCCAACGCGGGCAACCGCGAGCGCGTGGCGGACCTGCTGGCGGAGCGCTGCGCGGGCTTCGAGGCGCGGGTGGAGGACTTGTCGCCGTCGATCGCCCTCATTGCCGTCCAGGGGCCGCGGGCCGTGGAGGTGCTGGCCGGCGTCGTCGAGTCCGGGGCGGCCATGCCCGCCGCGCTGCGCCCCGAGGAGGGGGCGGCGCCCGGGGCGCAGTGCGGGGCGGACGTGGTGTGTGGTCCGACGATCCTGCGGCGCCTGCGCTACTACGCGGCGGTGCGGGCGACGGCGGCCGGGCACGCGATCGTGCTGGCGCGCACCGGCTACACCGGGGAGGACGGCTTCGAGCTGTTCTGCGGGGCGGAGGACGCCGAGGACCTGTGGTCGGTCATTATGGGGGCGGCGGCCGGGCTGGACCCCGGTCGGGGGCCGGACGGCGCCGAGATCCCGGCGCTGAGCCCCTGCGGGCTGGCGGCCCGCGACTCGCTGCGCCTGGAGGCGGGCATGCCCCTGTACGGGCACGAGCTGAGTGAGGCGATCACGCCCTTCGACGCCTCGCTGGGGAGCGTCGTCGGGCTGGACAAGCCCGAGTTCGTGGGGCGCGGGGCCCTGGTGGAGCGGGCGAGGCGCCGCGGCGCGGAGGGCACCACGGTGCTCGTCGCCCTGGCCGGCCGGGGCCGGCGGGCGGCGCGCGCGGGGTCGGCGGTGTTCGACGCCGACGGCCGGCGGGTGGGCGCGGTGACCTCGGGCCTGCTCTCGCCGACCCTGGGCCATCCGATCGCCCTGGCCCTGGTCTCGCCGGCCTCGCCCGAGTCCCCGGATTGGCCGGTGGGCGCGGAGCTGAGCGCGGACGTGCGCGGCAGGCGCCTGCCCATGAGCGTGGTCGCCTCCCCCTTCTACCGGCGGGGGCGCTGA
- the gcvP gene encoding aminomethyl-transferring glycine dehydrogenase, with product MMAHRSAAPHAPFVHRHIGAVGRDRRTILAALGVRDLEELAGAVVPPDLPLLPAPAHAEPGRETGGLPESAAVEALRGLAALNDPHTEMIGCGYHPTLTPAVIARDVLGDPAWTTAYTPYQAEISQGRLEAQLLFQTLISDLTGLPVACACLLDEATAVAEAAALMARAARRDSPRRVVLDAGLHPQCLEVAAARCRALGIDVLRAGPDDVVRGKTGDGPLLGAVLAHTTSRGAVQDLAAAVAAVRERGGLVAVDADPLALTLLAEPGAIGADIAVGSAQRLGVPLFFGGPHPGFMAVAARLQRQIPGRLVGVSRDAEGREAYRLALQTREQHIRRERATSNICTAQALLAVVAAFYAVHHGPEGLTAIAEHVHARAAEIAAGVVGAGLELEHREFFDALSVVVPGGAERAVARAEERGYNLRLLDADHVGVATNETTTRADVDAVVEALAGRAARPRESSGPARSATAAFPLPAALARTSTFLTHPVFHAHRSEASLVRYLRRLADRDLALDRTMIPLGSCTLKLNAAAESALWLEPALAGIHPCAPASQTVGWRRLLAELSGRLAELTGYDRVSLQPASGAQGELAGLLAITGYLREQGQARRDLCLVPASAHGTNAASAAGAGLTVRVVGTAPDGSIDVEDLRAVLAEHGDRVAAIMLTYPSTHGVFEPRVREVARLVHAAGGQVYIDGANFNALAGLLRPGDLGGDVSHLNLHKTFAVPHGGGGPGAGPVAVKAHLAPHLPAGPAGSAAPKEGDPDVGFAGAPVMGARFGSAGIMPLAWTYLALLDDADLREASLSAIASANYLSRRLADSFPTLYTGPDGFVAHECILDLREITARTGITAEDVAKRLIDYGFHAPTLSFPVPGTLMVEPTESEPLAELDRFVAAMRAIRAEIGRIEVGEVAAGDSALRRAPHTLAQVAGEEWDRPYTRADAAFPLEGMERDKYFAPVSRVDNAWGDRHPVFTLPSSGPGGGRTGQSKER from the coding sequence ATGATGGCTCACCGCAGTGCCGCCCCGCACGCTCCCTTCGTCCACCGTCACATCGGCGCCGTCGGCCGAGATCGGCGGACCATCCTCGCCGCCCTGGGTGTGCGCGACCTGGAGGAGCTGGCCGGCGCCGTCGTGCCACCCGACCTGCCCCTCCTGCCCGCCCCCGCCCACGCCGAGCCCGGCCGGGAGACCGGCGGCCTGCCAGAGTCGGCGGCCGTGGAGGCCCTGCGGGGGCTGGCCGCCCTCAACGACCCGCACACCGAGATGATCGGGTGCGGCTACCACCCCACCCTCACGCCGGCGGTCATCGCCCGCGACGTCCTGGGCGACCCCGCCTGGACGACCGCCTACACCCCCTACCAGGCGGAGATCAGCCAGGGGCGGCTCGAGGCCCAGCTGCTCTTCCAGACCCTGATCAGCGACCTGACCGGCCTGCCCGTGGCCTGCGCCTGTCTGCTCGACGAGGCGACCGCCGTCGCCGAGGCCGCCGCGCTCATGGCGCGCGCCGCCCGGCGCGACTCGCCCCGGCGCGTCGTCCTGGACGCCGGGCTGCACCCCCAGTGCCTGGAGGTCGCCGCCGCCCGCTGCCGGGCCCTGGGGATCGATGTCCTGCGGGCCGGCCCGGACGACGTCGTGCGCGGCAAGACGGGCGACGGGCCGCTGCTGGGCGCGGTCCTGGCGCACACGACCTCCCGCGGCGCCGTCCAGGACCTGGCGGCGGCCGTCGCGGCCGTCCGCGAGCGCGGCGGGCTCGTCGCCGTCGACGCCGACCCGCTGGCCCTGACCCTGCTCGCCGAGCCGGGTGCGATCGGCGCGGACATTGCCGTGGGCAGCGCCCAGCGCCTGGGGGTCCCCCTGTTCTTCGGCGGGCCGCACCCCGGTTTCATGGCGGTCGCGGCCCGGCTCCAGCGGCAGATCCCGGGCCGGCTCGTGGGGGTGTCGCGCGACGCCGAGGGCCGCGAGGCCTACCGCCTGGCCCTGCAGACCCGCGAGCAGCACATCCGCCGGGAGCGGGCCACTTCCAATATCTGCACCGCGCAGGCGCTGTTGGCGGTGGTCGCCGCCTTCTACGCCGTCCATCACGGCCCGGAGGGGCTGACGGCGATCGCCGAGCACGTCCACGCCCGGGCCGCCGAGATCGCCGCGGGCGTCGTCGGCGCGGGGCTGGAGCTGGAGCACCGGGAGTTCTTCGACGCCCTCAGCGTGGTCGTGCCCGGCGGGGCGGAGCGGGCCGTGGCCCGGGCCGAGGAGCGCGGCTACAACCTGCGCCTGCTGGACGCCGACCACGTGGGCGTGGCGACCAATGAGACGACGACGCGTGCGGACGTGGACGCCGTCGTCGAGGCCCTGGCCGGCCGGGCCGCCCGCCCGCGGGAGTCGTCCGGGCCCGCGCGGTCCGCGACCGCGGCCTTCCCCCTGCCGGCGGCGCTGGCCCGCACGAGCACCTTCCTGACCCACCCGGTCTTCCACGCCCACCGCAGCGAGGCCTCCCTGGTTCGCTACCTGCGGCGCCTGGCGGACCGCGACCTGGCCCTGGACCGCACCATGATCCCCCTGGGCTCGTGCACCCTCAAGCTCAACGCCGCCGCCGAGTCGGCCCTGTGGCTCGAGCCCGCCCTGGCCGGGATTCACCCCTGCGCCCCGGCCTCCCAGACGGTGGGCTGGCGGCGCCTGCTGGCCGAGCTGTCCGGCCGCCTGGCCGAGCTGACCGGCTACGACCGCGTGAGCCTGCAGCCGGCCTCGGGCGCCCAGGGGGAGCTGGCGGGCCTGCTGGCCATCACCGGCTACCTGCGCGAGCAGGGCCAGGCCCGGCGCGACCTGTGCCTGGTGCCGGCGTCCGCCCACGGCACCAACGCCGCCTCCGCGGCCGGGGCGGGCCTGACGGTCAGGGTCGTGGGCACCGCCCCGGACGGCTCCATCGACGTCGAGGACCTGCGCGCCGTGCTCGCCGAGCACGGGGACCGGGTGGCGGCGATCATGCTCACCTACCCCTCGACGCACGGCGTGTTCGAGCCGCGGGTCCGCGAGGTGGCGCGGCTGGTCCACGCCGCCGGCGGCCAGGTCTACATCGACGGCGCCAACTTCAACGCCCTGGCCGGCCTGCTGCGCCCCGGCGACCTGGGCGGGGACGTGTCCCACCTCAACCTGCACAAGACCTTCGCCGTGCCCCACGGGGGCGGCGGCCCCGGCGCCGGGCCCGTGGCCGTCAAGGCGCACCTGGCCCCCCACCTGCCCGCGGGCCCGGCGGGCTCGGCGGCTCCTAAGGAGGGCGACCCCGACGTCGGCTTCGCCGGCGCGCCGGTCATGGGGGCGCGCTTCGGCTCGGCCGGCATCATGCCCCTGGCGTGGACCTACCTGGCGCTGCTCGACGACGCCGACCTGCGCGAGGCGAGCCTGTCCGCGATCGCGAGCGCGAATTACCTCTCGCGGCGCCTGGCCGACTCCTTCCCCACCCTGTACACGGGCCCGGACGGCTTCGTGGCCCACGAGTGCATTCTCGACCTGCGCGAGATCACCGCCCGCACGGGAATCACCGCCGAGGACGTGGCCAAGCGACTCATTGACTACGGCTTCCACGCCCCGACCCTGTCCTTCCCGGTGCCCGGCACCCTCATGGTCGAGCCCACCGAGTCCGAGCCCCTGGCCGAGCTCGACCGCTTCGTCGCCGCCATGCGGGCCATTCGCGCCGAGATCGGGCGGATCGAGGTCGGGGAGGTCGCCGCGGGGGATTCGGCGCTGCGCCGCGCCCCGCACACCCTGGCCCAGGTCGCCGGCGAGGAGTGGGACCGCCCCTACACGCGTGCGGACGCCGCCTTCCCGCTGGAGGGGATGGAGCGGGACAAGTACTTCGCCCCCGTGTCGCGCGTCGACAACGCCTGGGGCGACCGCCATCCCGTGTTCACTCTTCCCTCGTCCGGACCGGGCGGGGGGAGGACCGGCCAGAGCAAGGAGAGATGA